One region of Tachysurus fulvidraco isolate hzauxx_2018 chromosome 9, HZAU_PFXX_2.0, whole genome shotgun sequence genomic DNA includes:
- the gstt2 gene encoding glutathione S-transferase theta-2 has product MLQVFVDLMSQPCRALIIFLTVNKIPHTVRTVALRKGQNRTPEFIKLNPMQKVPVMEKDGFILTESDAILKYLTAAYRVPDHWYPQQTQKRARVDEYMAWHHMNTRLHASKVFITEVLIPRLSGKPVDDVKLQRALWDLETTLDKLETMFLKDTDFLCGDDLTLADLLAVCELMQPLAGGRDVLMNRPRLQEWKSRIQSVLGDSFDQAHKILYRVKDKHISKL; this is encoded by the exons ATGTTGCAGGTGTTTGTGGATCTGATGTCGCAGCCATGTCGAGCTCTCATCATCTTTCTCACCGTGAATAAAATCCCACACACTGTTCGCACTGTAGCGCTGCGGAAAG gacagaACAGGACTCCAGAGTTCATAAAACTGAACCCAATGCAGAAAGTTCCAGTCATGGAAAAAGATGGCTTCATCCTCacagagag tgacgCCATACTCAAATACCTGACTGCAGCCTACAGGGTCCCGGACCACTGGTATCCACAGCAAACGCAGAAGAGGGCTAGAGTTGACGAGTACATGGCCTGGCATCACATGAACACACGCCTCCATGCCTCTAAAGTGTTCATTACAGAG gtgttaaTACCACGGTTGTCAGGAAAACCGGTGGATGATGTTAAACTGCAGCGTGCGCTGTGGGACCTGGAAACAACGCTTGACAAACTGGAAACGATGTTCCTGAAGGATACTGACTTCCTGTGTGGTGATGACCTCACGCTGGCTGACCTGCTTgctgtctgtgagctcatgcag cccttgGCTGGAGGAAGAGACGTTTTGATGAATCGGCCAAGGCTGCAGGAGTGGAAGAGTCGAATTCAGTCTGTACTCGGTGATTCGTTTGACCAAGCACATAAAATCCTTTATAGAGTGAAAGATAAACATATCAGCAaactctaa
- the slc2a11b gene encoding solute carrier family 2, facilitated glucose transporter member 11b isoform X2 — MADVTEHQPLLRKQQETKVPSKILLMVVWAAGIGGTFQYGYNISIINAATKEVQHFINQTWMQRYDRNISPELLTLLWSSIVSVFTIGGLVGASVGASLAVHFGRKGTLLINNSFSLLAAVLMGLSYLTAVFELLIAARFISGINAGVGICVQPLYLGEIAPRALRGTMAMGTSIFITGGIVTGQVMGLTEILGGEQYWPLLLLSPCLPAVLQLIFLPQFPESPRFLLIDRADEVSCTIALKQIHGGEHFQVEMEEMQRERISAEGIEPKKPWQLFTECRNRWPLFIIIIISTAQQLNGINAIYFYAEYIFSEAGIPSENIPYVTVGTGMCECVTALTCSLLIERLGRRALIIGGYSLMSLWCVCFTLTLSFQKSSSLVPYLSMLCVFAFILSFGLGPGGVTNILITELFTQTTRPAAYMIAGSVNWLSFFFISLVFPFIVSGLQQFCFLVFLVICCLVTTFIFLFVPETKNKTFLDIQSELHEKNTNVSQVSNKVDLSQVSTSL; from the exons ATGGCCGACGTTACAGAGCATCAGCCGTTACTGAGGAAACAACAGGAGACGAAg GTTCCCAGTAAGATCCTGCTAATGGTTGTTTGGGCTGCAGGAATTGGAGGAACTTTTCAGTACGGCTACAACATCTCTATCATAAACGCTGCAACTAAG gaagtGCAGCACTTTATTAACCAGACCTGGATGCAGCGTTACGACAGAAACATCTCACCAgagctcctcacactgctctgGTCCTCCATCGTCTCTGTGTTCACTATTGGGGGATTAGTGGGAGCTTCAGTTGGAGCTTCTCTAGCAGTGCACTTTGGAAG AAAAGGAACGTTGTTGATCAACAACTCGTTCTCTCTGTTAGCAGCAGTGCTAATGGGCTTGAGTTATCTTACTGCTGTGTTCGAGCTGCTCATCGCTGCTCGTTTCATCTCCGGGATAAACGCAG GTGTAGGGATCTGTGTTCAGCCGCTGTACCTGGGGGAAATTGCCCCCCGTGCTCTGCGTGGCACCATGGCGATGGGAACGTCCATCTTCATCACAGGAGGAATTGTAACAGGACAAGTGATGGGACTGAC tgaaaTATTAGGTGGAGAACAGTACTGgcctcttctccttctctctccgtGTCTTCCTGCTGTTCTTCAGCTCATTTTCTTGCCACAGTTTCCTGAAAGTCCTCGATTCCTGCTGATCGACCGAGCTGATGAAGTTTCTTGCACCATTG CTTTGAAGCAGATCCATGGTGGAGAACATTTCCAGGTTGAGATGGAGGAAATGCAGCGAGAACGAATCAGTGCTGAAGGAATCGAGCCTAAAAAACCCTGGCAGCTTTTTACTGAGTGCAGAAACCGCTGGCCtctttttatcatcatcataatcagtACAGCACAGCAGCTCAACGGCATCAAcgct ATTTATTTCTATGCAGAATATATCTTTAGTGAAGCTGGAATTCCATCCGAAAACATTCCTTATGTCACCGTGGGAACaggaatgtgtgagtgtgtaacagcGCTAACGTGT agttTACTGATTGAACGATTGGGACGTCGAGCTCTGATTATTGGAGGATATTCCCTCATGTCTTTGTGGTGTGTCTGCTTTACTCTCACACTCAGCTTTCAG AAGTCCAGCTCCTTGGTGCCGTATCTCAGCATGCTCTGTGTTTTCGCCTTCATCCTCAGCTTTGGCCTTGGACCAG GTGGTGTGACAAACATTCTGATTACAGAGCTTTTCACCCAGACCACTCGTCCTGCAGCATACATGATCGCTGGCTCAGTCAACTGGCTCAGTTTCTTCTTCATTAGCTTGGTGTTCCCCTTCATAGTG AGTGGACTGCAACAGTTCTGTTTTCTCGTGTTTTTAGTGATTTGTTGCCTCGTGACCACATTCATCTTCCTTTTTGTGCCAGAAACTAAAAACAAGACGTTTTTGGACATCCAGTCTGAGTTACATGAAAAGAATACAAATGTGTCTCAGGTGTCTAACAAAGTAGACCTGTCTCAGGTGTCCACATCTCTGTGA
- the slc2a11b gene encoding solute carrier family 2, facilitated glucose transporter member 11b isoform X1 produces MADVTEHQPLLRKQQETKVPSKILLMVVWAAGIGGTFQYGYNISIINAATKEVQHFINQTWMQRYDRNISPELLTLLWSSIVSVFTIGGLVGASVGASLAVHFGRKGTLLINNSFSLLAAVLMGLSYLTAVFELLIAARFISGINAGVGICVQPLYLGEIAPRALRGTMAMGTSIFITGGIVTGQVMGLTEILGGEQYWPLLLLSPCLPAVLQLIFLPQFPESPRFLLIDRADEVSCTIALKQIHGGEHFQVEMEEMQRERISAEGIEPKKPWQLFTECRNRWPLFIIIIISTAQQLNGINAIYFYAEYIFSEAGIPSENIPYVTVGTGMCECVTALTCSLLIERLGRRALIIGGYSLMSLWCVCFTLTLSFQKSSSLVPYLSMLCVFAFILSFGLGPGGVTNILITELFTQTTRPAAYMIAGSVNWLSFFFISLVFPFIVVRPTSVTVTYRAVFPFIVVRPTSVTVTNRAVFPFIVVRPTSVTVTNRAVFPFIVVRPTSVTVTYRAVFPFIVVRPTSVTVTNRAVFPFIVVRPTSVTVTNRAVFPFIVVRPTSVTVTNRAVFPS; encoded by the exons ATGGCCGACGTTACAGAGCATCAGCCGTTACTGAGGAAACAACAGGAGACGAAg GTTCCCAGTAAGATCCTGCTAATGGTTGTTTGGGCTGCAGGAATTGGAGGAACTTTTCAGTACGGCTACAACATCTCTATCATAAACGCTGCAACTAAG gaagtGCAGCACTTTATTAACCAGACCTGGATGCAGCGTTACGACAGAAACATCTCACCAgagctcctcacactgctctgGTCCTCCATCGTCTCTGTGTTCACTATTGGGGGATTAGTGGGAGCTTCAGTTGGAGCTTCTCTAGCAGTGCACTTTGGAAG AAAAGGAACGTTGTTGATCAACAACTCGTTCTCTCTGTTAGCAGCAGTGCTAATGGGCTTGAGTTATCTTACTGCTGTGTTCGAGCTGCTCATCGCTGCTCGTTTCATCTCCGGGATAAACGCAG GTGTAGGGATCTGTGTTCAGCCGCTGTACCTGGGGGAAATTGCCCCCCGTGCTCTGCGTGGCACCATGGCGATGGGAACGTCCATCTTCATCACAGGAGGAATTGTAACAGGACAAGTGATGGGACTGAC tgaaaTATTAGGTGGAGAACAGTACTGgcctcttctccttctctctccgtGTCTTCCTGCTGTTCTTCAGCTCATTTTCTTGCCACAGTTTCCTGAAAGTCCTCGATTCCTGCTGATCGACCGAGCTGATGAAGTTTCTTGCACCATTG CTTTGAAGCAGATCCATGGTGGAGAACATTTCCAGGTTGAGATGGAGGAAATGCAGCGAGAACGAATCAGTGCTGAAGGAATCGAGCCTAAAAAACCCTGGCAGCTTTTTACTGAGTGCAGAAACCGCTGGCCtctttttatcatcatcataatcagtACAGCACAGCAGCTCAACGGCATCAAcgct ATTTATTTCTATGCAGAATATATCTTTAGTGAAGCTGGAATTCCATCCGAAAACATTCCTTATGTCACCGTGGGAACaggaatgtgtgagtgtgtaacagcGCTAACGTGT agttTACTGATTGAACGATTGGGACGTCGAGCTCTGATTATTGGAGGATATTCCCTCATGTCTTTGTGGTGTGTCTGCTTTACTCTCACACTCAGCTTTCAG AAGTCCAGCTCCTTGGTGCCGTATCTCAGCATGCTCTGTGTTTTCGCCTTCATCCTCAGCTTTGGCCTTGGACCAG GTGGTGTGACAAACATTCTGATTACAGAGCTTTTCACCCAGACCACTCGTCCTGCAGCATACATGATCGCTGGCTCAGTCAACTGGCTCAGTTTCTTCTTCATTAGCTTGGTGTTCCCCTTCATAGTGGTACGTCCCACCAGTGTAACTGTGACTTACAGAGCAGTGTTCCCCTTCATAGTGGTACGTCCCACCAGTGTAACTGTGACTAATAGAGCAGTGTTCCCCTTCATAGTGGTACGTCCCACCAGTGTAACTGTGACTAATAGAGCAGTGTTCCCCTTCATAGTGGTACGTCCCACCAGTGTAACTGTGACTTACAGAGCAGTGTTCCCCTTCATAGTGGTACGTCCCACCAGTGTAACTGTGACTAATAGAGCAGTGTTCCCCTTCATAGTGGTACGTCCCACCAGTGTAACTGTGACTAATAGAGCAGTGTTCCCCTTCATAGTGGTACGTCCCACCAGTGTAACTGTGACTAATAGAGCAGTGTTCCCTTCATAG